ttgccaaattacttttcaaaagttTGTATAAATTTACACTTTCATGAAGATTGCATTAAAGTGTCCAGTCTCTTCATATCCTTGCCAGCACTGGATACCAGCAATCTTTCAAATTTTGCCCATTTGATGAACAAAAATGATACTTCCTATTTgtgatttgagcatcttttcacctATCTACTGGCCATTTACATATTCCTTTCTGTGAATTGCCTCTTTatatcctttgcctgtttttattttggattctttgtcttttatattaatttgtaggagttctttattagggatagatagatatataatatatttagtaTTAAGAATGTTAATATTGTTTCCCAGTCTCTTGTTtgcttttcacttttatttatgatGTCTTTTACTATATAAACGTTTTTATATTTCTACAGTCAGAGTTCTCACATTTTCCTTTATGGCTCTTGAATTTCTCCTCTTGCTTAGGAAGGCATCCTCTACTTCAAGGttaccagatttttaaaatattttcttcgaattattttatactttcattttctcaatttaagttttaataattcggtatgtatttttgtatatgtggtagagaaaaactgttttcttctaaatggGTAGCCAGTTGTCTTAACATCGTTTGTTACTGTTGTGTACCattaatgtatgtgtgtgtggacaGCACACCGTTCTTactacagtagctttgtagtaaatgtCTTTATCTGACAGCACAGTCAGATCTAATGAAAGCTCTAGTTTCTGTCTTATTAGACTCTTCTGCTGCCTTGGATACTGTTGACCACTCACTGCTTAAAATTTTCTGTTACCTTGACTTTGTTGTCACTGCAGTGCAGGTTCTCCTTGGTTCTCCCCAAGCAGTTTCTGCATCGCTTTTGTGAGTTCCTTCATCTCCTGAACATTTTGAACGTTGGTCTTCCTTCAGCTTATTACTTTGCTCTCTGCATTTCCTTGGGTAACTCATTTATACTTGCGATTTTAACTACCTTCTATATGCTGAGGACTTTCAGATTAATATATCTCCTGTCCTGGCGTCTCCTTCGGGCTTCAGATTTTTATATCCAATTATCTCCTGTACAATCTCAAGCACCCCAAACCAACGTGTCCAAAATGGAATGTTTTGTCTTGCCTTTaaagtatgcttttcctcctgaaTTCTTCCTGTCAATCCACCCAGTCACTCAAGCCAGAGCCCAGGAGTCATCCTAGATTCCTCTTTCGCCTTTCCCCCCAGACCCAGTCACCATGGACTGTCagttttatcttttaacttttgcttgaaTCCCTCCCTCTTTGTCCCTATTCCCATTGCCCTGTTCAGTCCCTCGTATTCTCTTGCATCAgtggtctccctgcctctgagCCTAACTCCTACAATCCATCCTTTCCCCGTTGTCAGCTACATCTCTGTTAATCTAGCCATGGCCTTCCCTTCAGGGACTACCCACCATCTGCAGAGTAAAGGACAGCATAGAAGATACATTACACTTTGTATGCGGTAGAAGGGCTTCTGCTTTCTCAGCCCTTCCCACCCGCATCCATAAACACCACACTGGACTCAGACTCCCTGCCGTTGAGGGACTCATGACCATCCCTCTTCCCACGATGCCCTTCCCACTGACTTCACCTAATGACTTATTCACCCTACAGGATTCTGctcaacaatcttttttttttgtgagcaATTTATGAACTCCTTGGGTATTCCTTCCCTGTATTTTCATAGCATTCTGTGCAtacttcagtaaatatttcttgtttaCAGGAGACCAAGAGAGTAATTTCCGTGAAAGAGGAAGACAGTGGCATTGTTTTTTGGAACTTGTATTTCTTAGACTTCTCACAAAAATCCTATCCCACCCATTTGTCACATAAGACTCCTTACAGACTCAATAATGTTCCGGTTTGCAGGATTGCCATTTAGCATAAAAATGGAGAGACCAGGATTGGCAGGGAATTTAAATATCATCTCATCCACCTTCTCCAGTTGGTGAGTGGGATGCTCAGGACCCGTGAGACTGACTGGTCCAGGGTCACACGGGCTAGGCCAGCCACCAGGCCTTGGCTCTCATTCCTGGCCATTGCACTCCACCACACCACCTCATTCTCCCCTTGGGGGACCACGGGCCAGGGAGCCGCAGAGACATGAAGTCCTAGATGGAAGGGCAAGCGCACATCTGGCTCCCAATATATTACGTACCTCATTTCATCCGTGTTCCCCAGACTTTCCTCCGaggtttaaaaaaacacaaatcctttttccttttccaaagcTGAAGACAGGGTCGGTGCTCCCCTGCTCTTGCCTTGTGTGATCGTGGATCTGAAGCACGGGGTCAGGGCTCTCCGGGTTCCGTGGGCAGCGATCAGAGCCCGCAAGCACCTTTCACTTTCCCTGCAGGAGAAGGCTGAGGAGGTGTATCGTCTGTATCAGaactcccctctctcctcccaccccgtgGTGGCCCTGTCGGAGCTGAGCACCCTCTGTGCGGGCTCCTGTCTGGACGAGAGGACCTTCTACTTGGTGTTGCTGCAGCTGCAGAAAGAGAAGCGAGTCACCGTCCTTGAGCAGAATGGGGAGAAGGTATGGAAACTCGCTGCTCCTTCCCTGACTCACCGAGGACTTGTTCAGTGTGTACTGACATGCCCGCCAGCATCCCTGCCTGGTGATTTCTCAGCATTTGGGGTCGGGGCAGCAGTAATTTGTCCCTGTCCCTCAGATTGTGAAGTTTGCCCGGGGCCCACACGCCAAGGTCTCTCCTGTCAACGACGTAGATGTCGGGGTTTACCAGCTGATGCAGAGCGAACAGCTGCTGTCGCGCAAGGTGGAGTCCTTatcccaggaagcagagaggTAACTCCCCCTGAGCTGAGCACCCTTGACCCCCACCCTGGCCCTTAGAGCTGTTGTCCGTGggcgcttaaaaaaaaaaggttatttttttttttttttactaattgtgAAAGTACTGACTGTTCAGTGCAGCCATCATGGAAAGCACAGACTAtcacaaaggagaaagaaatgaattCCTCCCCCAAAGAGTACAGCTTTTAACACTACGTTTATGCTCTTCCGTGCCAGTATCCACTTAACCAGTGTTTATTGAGCTAGGCCTTGTCTTGGGGACTTGGGGATACAGTAGTGAACGAGACAGGTCTCTGCCTTCCAGGGGTCTTGCTGAGGGACCTCTGCTCTTCCCCTCCAATGACTGTGCAAGGCGTCCCTGCTAAAGGCACATTACCACTTCTCCAAAAAGTAGGGTATGTAGACATGGAATTAGAATGTGCTTGTTCACGCCCTCTTACAGTGGGAGAAACCCCACGTTGTGGGAAGGCCAGCGTCATTGGTGGTGTTAGGAAGTCACTCCCTACCTCCTGGCTCCCAGGATGGGAATTTGTCTTCAGGGTGCCTCGTCAGCATGTTTGCACACCCCCGcccacccgccccgcccccgctgtGGGTTGAAACCGCTTTTCCTTGGTCCTTTGCCTTTCCCACGGGCAGACCCGCCCAGCCCGCATCTCAGCTTGCTGCAGGGGTTTGGCGGTGGGCTGTTGGGCATCGTTTTTCTGGCCATTGGGTGGAATGAATTTGATCTTCAGATTTGAAAGTACCTTCACTAAAAGTGCTACTCTTGGGGACACTTCAGGACCCTGCCACCCGCATCCTCTGGCCTCATCATCTTGAGCTGTCCCTTTGTTCGTAGGAATAAAGAAGAAGCCCGCCGGGCATGCCGAGCAGGAAAGAAGCAGCTGGTgagttctctctcttccccccacaGCTGTGTACCTGTGCCCACAGCAAGAGGAGCCCCAGTTCAGGGAGCGACCTTCTCGGGGGGAACAGTCTGCGGGTGGCCCAGGCACCACAGCCTGTTTTACAAACCTGGGGTGGTCTTATCATCTGGGAAGTGCTCTCTTCCTCTAGCCCTTTCGCCTGCCCGGTCTGACCCTGACCATGACCATGTCtccacaccccgcccccccaggCCCTGAGGTCTCTCAAGGCCAAGCAGCGGACGGAGAAGCGCATCGAAGCCCTGCATGCCAAGCTGGACACTGTTCAAGGCATCCTGGACCGGATCTATGCCTCGCAGACAGATCAGATGGTAGCCACTGCCCCTCTGCCCCAGTGCTTGGCTGGTCTCTGCGGTGTCCACCGCTCATCCCCTCTGCTGTGGCTGGCTTTGCTGTTTGGAGGAGGCCTGGGTTCTTTCAGGATATGCCTGGGACTGCCTTTGCCTCTCCCATTGGGCAGTTTTGGCCTCAGTGGACATGGAGTGAATCATGCatgggtggggaaaaaaaaacacaaagcttTCTTTTGGAGATGAAACAGTATTGTCTGTATTTTGCCCAGTGTTCTTTATCTGCACTGATAACTTTGCTTTCTCTTTAGGTTTTCAATGCGTATCAGGCCGGGGTAGGAGCACTGAAACTCTCCATGAAGGATGTCACAGTGGAGAAGGCAGAGAGCCTTGTGGATCAGATCCAAGAGGtacaggagggggtgggaggacacACCTACACAAGGCAGTTCCTGAGGAGAGAAGTGACTTTGTCGTACCTCCTTCTTTTCCAAACTGTTTACCTTGTGAACTTGAGGACGCTTTCCTTGATTCTCCAATGGGGCAGCATTACTTTGTAACCCTGAACACTGAGACCCAAAGACCATTCAGAGTTCAAGGCCTTGTGCTTTTCTCTTACAGCTGTGTGACACCCAGGACGAAGTTTCTCAGACTCTGGCTGGTGGGGTAACCAATGGCTTAGGTGAGTTGACATGGTGATTCCGTCTTCTTTCCTCTCTAAGATGACTTCAGCTCCTTGTGCTGTGATAGGTGTGGCCGTGGATCTGGTTTTTTTGGTGCAGGCAGGGCTGGCCCACCCTCCCCTCTCTGTGGGGCTTCTCCACAGGAGTAAGGAGAAGGAATTGGCATTTCCTCCTTGATAGGCTGTGCTAATGACCCCTTGGTGCTCCGGCGTCCCTTACTCCCTAGGCCTCTTCAAGGGCAAGGAGAAGCAGGGTCCATTCCATGATGTTAGCAAAATACACCTCCTTGATGACTCAGCTCTGTGTATGGAAAAAGCATATCTGCTTGAAGGTGTCCTCTGCCTCCCAACTCACACGATTTTTTTAATAAACCTTCAAGGAGGCCTGGGCATCTTTTGTAAAGCCAAGCTGGGTTTGCAGTCCTCAATCCTTGACTCATTAATGCATTTCCTCCCTGGACTTTATGTGTCCTTATGTCGTCTTTTCTTTCCAGACTTTGACAGTGAGGAACTGGAGAAGGAATTGGACATCCTCCTTCAGGACACCACCAAAGAACCTTTGGATCTGCCCGACAATCCCCAGGAGACGTTTCATACCAACAGTGTGCCTACCCCTAGGATCTCGGACGCTGAACTTGAAGCTGAACTTGAGAAACTGTCCTTATCAGAGGGAGGTACGGAGCTGTATTCCCAGGGCTGCTGGTGGGCTTGTGGTCCTCTGGCTGACAGTAGCGAGGCTTGAGGTTAACGTGTCTCAGCCCCGTTGCCCAATCTGCCGGAGTACCGAAGTCGGGTGAGGGAGTTGTGGGCTCATTATTCAGACTCGGTCCCTTAAACACTGGGATGCTTTCATCTCAAAGATCTACCTGGTATAGAGTTCAGTCATTTCTTCTCCTTGCAGGTTTGGTCCCAAGCAGTAAATCTCCAAAAAGACAATTGGAACCGACTCTCTAAAGCCATTGTAGGACCCTCAAGTGAAGGACCCTCATGTCAAAGAGAGACCaggcttgtgtgtgtgtacatagttATTTAAACGAGAAACTCTCAGAATGTGttggaaagaggaggaaggacaACCATTCTGATGTATCTGGATGCCACCACTTACTACGGGACAGATAGAATTTCCGGAAGCGTGCTCCCGAGGCGTGCTGCCAGCTGGGCTCATGGCCCTGCCTTCTCATCTTTATAGTGCCACAGTTTATACAGTTCTGTGTTTGCCCTGTCATCTCTCATAGCCTGCGGCTCCTGCCACAGGCTCAGTTAGGTTTGTCTTCCCCCACCAGCTTTGTTCCGGCCAGCGAAGGCGAAAGATTCGTGCAGCTTTGCCAAATCAAAATCTGTCCTCGTCCCCCACCCTCACTGTGTTTAGAGGAGTTTATTCTGTCAGTAGGTCCGTTACACAGCTCTTCCCAGCCCCACTCTGTTTCCATTGGTAGCGAGAAGAAGGAGAACCAAACAGCTGCCACGTTATGGAGAAACACGCAGTGTGAAAGCTTCTCCCCTGGGGTTCAGATTCTCCAGGTGTTCAGAAAGAGAGGTAACCCCTGAGTGGCTCAGAGTCGTGACAGTTGGAGAG
The window above is part of the Eubalaena glacialis isolate mEubGla1 chromosome 9, mEubGla1.1.hap2.+ XY, whole genome shotgun sequence genome. Proteins encoded here:
- the CHMP7 gene encoding charged multivesicular body protein 7 isoform X1, whose product is MWSPEREAEAPAGGDPAGLLPPEWEEDEERLSFLFSAFKRSREVNSTDWDSKMGFWAPLVLSHSRRQGVVRLRLRDLQEAFQRKGSVPLGLATVLQDLLRRGELQRESDFMASVDSSWISWGVGVFLLKPLKWTLSNMLGDNKVPAEEVLVALELLKEKAEEVYRLYQNSPLSSHPVVALSELSTLCAGSCLDERTFYLVLLQLQKEKRVTVLEQNGEKIVKFARGPHAKVSPVNDVDVGVYQLMQSEQLLSRKVESLSQEAERNKEEARRACRAGKKQLALRSLKAKQRTEKRIEALHAKLDTVQGILDRIYASQTDQMVFNAYQAGVGALKLSMKDVTVEKAESLVDQIQELCDTQDEVSQTLAGGVTNGLDFDSEELEKELDILLQDTTKEPLDLPDNPQETFHTNSVPTPRISDAELEAELEKLSLSEGGLVPSSKSPKRQLEPTL
- the CHMP7 gene encoding charged multivesicular body protein 7 isoform X2 → MWSPEREAEAPAGGDPAGLLPPEWEEDEERLSFLFSAFKRSREVNSTDWDSKMGFWAPLVLSHSRRQGVVRLRLRDLQEAFQRKGSVPLGLATVLQDLLRRGELQRESDFMASVDSSWISWGVGVFLLKPLKWTLSNMLGDNKVPAEEVLVALELLKEKAEEVYRLYQNSPLSSHPVVALSELSTLCAGSCLDERTFYLVLLQLQKEKRVTVLEQNGEKIVKFARGPHAKVSPVNDVDVGVYQLMQSEQLLSRKVESLSQEAERNKEEARRACRAGKKQLALRSLKAKQRTEKRIEALHAKLDTVQGILDRIYASQTDQMVFNAYQAGVGALKLSMKDVTVEKAESLVDQIQETLTVRNWRRNWTSSFRTPPKNLWICPTIPRRRFIPTVCLPLGSRTLNLKLNLRNCPYQREVWSQAVNLQKDNWNRLSKAIVGPSSEGPSCQRETRLVCVYIVI